The following proteins come from a genomic window of Candidatus Eisenbacteria bacterium:
- a CDS encoding type II secretion system protein GspG, which produces MKRNAGFTMIEAIVIVGILAVLAGILTPLVIQEVGKSKVSRAKSDMEAISTAFNQYYMDTTFWPSKWTGSSNDEQDLVAFSCLYSNTEGLNTWDGPYMERGVQSGSDMVVALASNGVYRGVVDPWGLPYKVYYGKKGTNRGGPGGAIAIISGGPDGVIDTAAQRLLQGDPKKDDIIAVVTRKVN; this is translated from the coding sequence GTGAAGCGGAATGCTGGGTTTACAATGATTGAGGCCATCGTCATCGTCGGAATTTTGGCGGTTCTCGCTGGTATTTTGACGCCCTTGGTTATCCAGGAGGTCGGCAAGAGCAAAGTCTCTCGAGCCAAATCCGATATGGAAGCCATTTCGACAGCCTTCAATCAGTACTATATGGACACAACCTTCTGGCCCTCCAAATGGACGGGATCAAGTAACGATGAGCAGGATCTTGTCGCATTCTCATGTCTTTATTCGAATACAGAGGGTCTGAATACTTGGGATGGACCTTATATGGAGCGCGGTGTGCAGAGCGGCAGTGATATGGTTGTCGCCCTGGCCAGCAATGGCGTCTATCGTGGTGTCGTTGATCCATGGGGATTGCCGTATAAGGTCTATTATGGGAAGAAGGGAACAAACCGTGGCGGTCCGGGTGGTGCTATTGCCATCATCTCCGGCGGTCCGGACGGCGTGATCGATACTGCAGCTCAACGACTTTTGCAGGGTGATCCGAAAAAGGACGACATTATCGCTGTAGTGACACGAAAGGTAAACTAA
- a CDS encoding tetratricopeptide repeat protein — MKAISYSVLTIFLAGSFLTFLGGCGSRLPPPYKPMRPKQFTWILLEEDPTKAIVALLFRSSAIDSIPPPITLRRIDALLRRLHPSQIEPDAVDRLALLREEEELERQLQELHIGMGDLVRFRLGIGMGDDDTIFRRLAGILGSKAILSLHYGTVEGRIHARQYLESGLIWDPDNPILTILLSRLLKMGSYHWLSTKMLERYGRGSRGRDLMDLEQMRAWEGHYQTTLEEKNLRKAHKYIDKILERNGRRPWILLEQARLYIEGDRDTDARPLLEEALSAMRDDLAAKDETGAEISPRELRGNAYFLSATLESNRLEYDKADSLFRLAFEDLRHSEGGGYLADLMALPWDLFSAEEKLEYDSNPNRDAWLEHFWHTEDPILATPHLRENQVEYWTRIAIAKTRFDRLRNELTGPETEPGAAILRFGRPARFEFLNGQPKAGSSIHPSIDFSIFRKLIMSYTFRYTTNPQDSVKRVLAFDDGGGNNLFTCIDSLATLVWPPRVFDFSFRGLYYPMAMDAARFQEHNGTTRLIVGLETLWPNLQVPFPLSEYSFEGSLEAISTRYQMRDQGDIYFGKPMGTRELPMDRIVPAQGRGSLFQRRIATLEWDHLPAGISRVASLLKLRDNTGVIVGYSADNGDKIIHPGWDTGKLEMSDILFAAHISDNGLSERDWEIRPGVTAYGIPRDSLKIIPRGSTKLLPGEDLFILFEVYNLSPGSGVSQCEIRQILEKIRPDGTVAYSVGSADATSSLIRYGINWWVSWNGIGLSELKEGRYRLRIIAFDQNAFQAVEKTKSFTVLSGQHLAGEYPWRRLKPEEPS; from the coding sequence ATGAAAGCAATTAGTTACAGCGTTTTAACGATCTTTCTTGCAGGTTCTTTCCTCACCTTCCTGGGCGGTTGCGGCTCCCGATTGCCACCACCCTATAAACCGATGCGTCCCAAGCAGTTCACCTGGATTCTTCTCGAGGAAGATCCGACAAAAGCGATTGTGGCCCTGCTTTTCAGGTCGTCTGCCATCGACTCCATTCCACCCCCCATAACCCTCAGGCGGATTGATGCCCTTCTGCGGCGCTTGCATCCCTCCCAGATCGAACCCGATGCGGTCGATCGACTCGCCCTGCTGCGGGAAGAGGAAGAGCTGGAGCGCCAGCTTCAGGAACTTCACATCGGGATGGGAGATCTTGTGCGATTCCGGTTGGGTATCGGCATGGGGGATGATGATACGATTTTCCGCCGGCTCGCCGGGATCCTGGGCAGCAAAGCGATTCTTTCGCTTCATTACGGCACGGTGGAGGGACGAATTCATGCCCGTCAGTATTTAGAGAGCGGTTTGATTTGGGATCCTGACAATCCGATTTTGACAATTCTCCTTTCCCGGCTTCTAAAAATGGGATCGTATCATTGGCTCTCTACAAAAATGTTGGAACGTTACGGCAGAGGATCCCGAGGCCGGGATCTCATGGATCTCGAACAGATGCGCGCATGGGAAGGCCACTACCAAACAACACTTGAAGAGAAGAATCTGCGCAAAGCACACAAGTATATTGATAAAATTCTGGAGCGCAACGGGCGCCGCCCCTGGATCCTGCTGGAGCAGGCGAGGCTTTACATTGAAGGAGACCGCGACACCGATGCCCGGCCCCTTCTTGAAGAAGCGCTGAGCGCCATGAGGGATGATCTCGCGGCAAAGGACGAAACCGGCGCAGAGATCTCGCCAAGGGAGCTCCGCGGCAACGCCTACTTCCTCAGCGCCACTCTCGAAAGCAACCGGTTGGAATACGATAAGGCCGATTCCCTCTTTCGGCTTGCTTTTGAAGATCTTAGACATTCCGAAGGCGGAGGCTACCTCGCTGATCTTATGGCCTTGCCCTGGGATTTATTTTCAGCGGAAGAAAAACTCGAATATGACAGCAACCCCAACAGGGATGCTTGGTTAGAACATTTTTGGCACACGGAGGACCCTATCCTGGCGACACCCCACCTTCGTGAAAACCAGGTGGAATATTGGACACGCATTGCTATCGCAAAAACACGCTTCGATCGCTTGCGCAATGAATTGACCGGGCCGGAAACGGAACCCGGCGCCGCCATACTGCGGTTTGGGCGCCCGGCCCGGTTTGAATTTCTCAACGGGCAGCCGAAGGCCGGCTCCAGCATCCATCCCTCGATTGACTTCAGTATCTTTAGAAAACTCATAATGAGTTATACATTCCGGTATACGACAAACCCCCAGGATTCCGTAAAACGCGTGCTGGCATTTGATGACGGCGGGGGCAACAATCTTTTCACCTGCATCGACTCCCTGGCGACTCTGGTTTGGCCGCCGCGCGTTTTCGATTTCAGTTTCCGCGGCCTCTACTACCCCATGGCCATGGATGCCGCCAGGTTTCAAGAACATAACGGCACCACGCGGCTGATCGTAGGCCTTGAGACATTATGGCCTAATCTACAGGTGCCGTTTCCACTGAGCGAGTATTCATTTGAGGGGTCCCTGGAAGCTATATCGACGCGCTACCAAATGAGGGATCAAGGGGATATCTATTTCGGGAAGCCAATGGGAACCCGCGAATTGCCAATGGATCGAATCGTTCCCGCTCAAGGCCGGGGATCGCTATTCCAACGGCGTATCGCCACCCTTGAATGGGACCATCTCCCGGCGGGAATCAGCCGGGTGGCCTCTTTGTTAAAGCTTCGGGATAATACAGGCGTGATCGTCGGATATTCAGCCGACAACGGAGATAAAATCATCCATCCCGGCTGGGACACCGGGAAGTTGGAGATGAGCGATATCCTCTTCGCCGCCCACATTTCGGACAACGGTCTCAGCGAGCGGGATTGGGAGATCCGGCCCGGCGTCACGGCATATGGTATCCCCCGTGACAGCCTCAAAATCATACCCCGGGGCAGTACAAAACTACTCCCCGGCGAAGACCTCTTCATATTGTTTGAAGTTTACAACCTAAGTCCCGGATCCGGCGTCTCTCAATGTGAAATCCGCCAGATATTAGAGAAAATCCGCCCCGACGGCACCGTGGCCTACAGTGTTGGTTCGGCGGATGCCACTTCATCTCTCATCCGATACGGAATCAATTGGTGGGTTTCATGGAACGGCATCGGCCTTTCAGAACTCAAAGAGGGGCGCTATCGTCTGCGGATTATCGCCTTTGATCAAAACGCTTTTCAGGCCGTGGAAAAAACAAAATCCTTCACCGTTTTGTCCGGTCAGCATCTCGCCGGAGAATACCCCTGGCGGCGGCTAAAGCCGGAGGAGCCGTCATAA